The Psychrobacter sp. LV10R520-6 genome includes a region encoding these proteins:
- the hutU gene encoding urocanate hydratase, which translates to MIKSNEFTRRDETRNIAAPTGSTLHCKSWLTEAPYRMLQNNLHPDVAENPKSLVVYGGIGRAARNWESYDQILESLKVLEDDETLLVQSGKPVGVFQTHENAPRVLIANSNLVPRWATWEHFNELDRKDLMMYGQMTAGSWIYIGTQGIVQGTYETFVEAGRQHYDGSWAGRWILTAGLGGMGGAQPLAATFAGATSLNIECQQSSIDFRLRTGYVDKQADDLDHAYELIKQHTDAGEAVSIALLGNAADILPEMAERARAGGMKPDLVTDQTSAHDLINGYLPSGWTVDEWKAAQEDHNQHAALTKAAAASCAVHVQAILDLQAMNIPATDYGNNIRQVAFDEGVKDAFNFPGFVPAYIRPLFCQGKGPFRWVALSGDPEDIYKTDQKIKELFPENTHIHRWLDMAKEHIQFQGLPARICWLGLGERDKAGLAFNEMVKSGELKGPIVIGRDHLDTGSVASPNRETESMKDGSDAVSDWALLNGLLNVAGGATWVSLHHGGGVGMGYSQHSGMVIVADGTDAAAKRLARVLINDCGSGVMRHADAGYELAIKTAKEYGLNLPMIK; encoded by the coding sequence ATGATCAAGAGCAATGAATTTACTCGCCGTGATGAGACTCGTAATATTGCTGCCCCTACTGGTAGCACCTTGCATTGCAAAAGCTGGCTGACCGAAGCGCCTTATCGTATGCTACAAAACAATTTACATCCTGATGTGGCCGAAAATCCTAAAAGCTTGGTGGTTTACGGTGGTATTGGTCGCGCGGCACGGAATTGGGAAAGCTATGATCAGATTCTAGAGTCGTTAAAAGTCTTAGAAGATGACGAGACGCTATTGGTCCAATCGGGTAAACCCGTGGGGGTTTTTCAGACTCATGAAAATGCTCCGCGTGTATTGATTGCTAACTCCAATCTCGTACCACGCTGGGCGACATGGGAGCATTTTAACGAGCTCGATCGCAAGGACTTGATGATGTATGGGCAGATGACCGCCGGTAGCTGGATATATATCGGTACCCAAGGCATCGTCCAAGGAACCTATGAGACCTTTGTCGAAGCAGGCCGTCAACATTATGACGGCAGTTGGGCAGGACGCTGGATTTTGACCGCGGGCCTTGGTGGTATGGGCGGCGCGCAGCCATTGGCCGCGACTTTTGCTGGTGCGACCTCACTGAATATTGAATGCCAACAATCCAGCATCGATTTTCGTCTGCGTACGGGCTACGTCGATAAGCAAGCAGATGACTTAGACCACGCTTACGAGCTGATCAAACAACATACGGACGCTGGTGAAGCAGTTTCTATTGCTTTACTTGGTAATGCCGCAGATATTTTGCCCGAAATGGCTGAGCGTGCTCGCGCAGGTGGTATGAAACCGGATTTAGTCACAGACCAGACCTCAGCTCATGACTTGATCAACGGCTATCTACCTAGTGGTTGGACAGTTGATGAGTGGAAAGCTGCACAAGAAGATCACAATCAACATGCTGCATTGACTAAGGCAGCTGCTGCGTCTTGCGCTGTACACGTACAAGCGATTTTAGACTTACAAGCTATGAATATCCCAGCGACCGACTATGGCAATAATATTCGCCAAGTAGCATTTGATGAAGGGGTTAAAGATGCCTTTAACTTCCCAGGCTTTGTACCCGCTTATATTCGTCCGCTATTTTGCCAAGGTAAAGGCCCGTTTCGCTGGGTCGCTCTATCTGGCGATCCGGAAGATATCTACAAAACTGATCAAAAGATCAAAGAGCTGTTCCCTGAGAATACCCATATACATCGCTGGCTCGATATGGCTAAAGAGCACATTCAGTTTCAAGGATTACCTGCGCGTATCTGTTGGCTAGGTCTGGGTGAACGTGATAAAGCAGGACTTGCCTTTAATGAGATGGTCAAAAGCGGTGAGCTAAAAGGCCCTATCGTCATCGGTCGCGATCATCTAGACACCGGCTCAGTCGCCAGTCCTAACCGCGAAACGGAAAGTATGAAAGATGGCTCAGATGCGGTATCTGATTGGGCATTATTAAATGGTCTGCTAAATGTCGCAGGCGGCGCAACTTGGGTATCACTGCATCATGGCGGCGGCGTTGGTATGGGTTACTCACAGCATTCTGGTATGGTTATCGTCGCTGACGGTACTGATGCAGCAGCCAAACGCTTAGCTCGAGTATTGATCAATGATTGCGGTTCAGGCGTAATGCGTCATGCAGATGCCGGATACGAGCTGGCGATTAAAACCGCTAAAGAGTATGGTCTAAATCTTCCAATGATTAAATAG